Proteins from one Heptranchias perlo isolate sHepPer1 chromosome 42, sHepPer1.hap1, whole genome shotgun sequence genomic window:
- the fpr1 gene encoding chemerin-like receptor 1 — translation MANEDYSNFEKTMAAFTMAIYIVTFVLGVTGNGVVICFTGFKMKRTVNTVWFLGLAVADFIFSLFLPLSFTYVALGFDWPFGTLLCKTNSWVSVLNMLASVFTLAAISLDRLVAVALPVWAQNHRGPGLATLASLAVWFAAALLSSPTLVYRDTIRIANRTICYNNFLPESQHAAETGQGGEADSDETMEYLESLYSMRYQSVTLARFFCGFLLPLLVIVACYTIIGCRLKHNHLANSAKPFKVIAAIILTFLLCWAPYHILMLLEFAHPFDQPIPLALRVGIPLSSSLACVNSCLNPILYVCMGRDFRDTVRMSMRKVLERAFTEDSLQTYTSRSRTKALSLDGEASASV, via the coding sequence ATGGCAAATGAAGACTACTCCAACTTTGAAAAAACAATGGCCGCCTTCACCATGGCGATCTACATCGTCACCTTCGTGTTGGGAGTGACGGGCAATGGTGTCGTGATTTGTTTCACGGGCTTCAAGATgaagagaacagtcaacacagtCTGGTTCCTCGGTCTAGCCGTGGCCGATTtcatcttctctctcttcctcccgctCTCCTTCACCTACGTCGCCCTGGGGTTCGACTGGCCCTTCGGGACGCTGCTGTGCAAGACCAACAGTTGGGTGTCGGTGCTGAACATGCTGGCGAGCGTCTTCACCCTGGCCGCCATCAGCCTCGACCGCCTTGTCGCCGTGGCTCTGCCCGTCTGGGCGCAGAACCACCGAGGGCCTGGTCTGGCCACTCTCGCCAGCTTGGCGGTCTGGTTCGCGGCCGCGCTTCTGAGCAGCCCGACCCTCGTCTACCGGGACACGATCCGTATTGCGAACCGGACGATCTGCTACAACAACTTCCTCCCTGAAAGCCAACACGCAGCTGAGACGGGGCAAGGCGGAGAGGCGGACAGTGATGAAACGATGGAGTACTTGGAGAGCCTCTACTCAATGAGGTACCAGTCGGTGACTCTGGCCCGGTTCTTCTGTGGTTTCCTCTTGCCGCTCCTGGTTATTGTCGCCTGCTACACCATCATTGGATGCCGGCTGAAGCACAACCACCTTGCAAACAGTGCCAAGCCATTCAAAGTCATCGCCGCCATCATTCTGACCTTCCTTCTGTGCTGGGCGCCCTACCACATCCTCATGCTGCTGGAGTTTGCCCACCCGTTCGACCAGCCCATACCCCTGGCACTGAGGGTGGGCATTCCACTCAGCAGCAGCCTGGCCTGCGTCAACAGCTGTCTCAACCCCATCCTCTACGTTTGCATGGGGCGGGACTTCAGGGACACGGTGAGGATGTCGATGCGGAAGGTTCTGGAAAGGGCCTTCACCGAGGACTCGCTCCAAACCTACACCAGCAGAAGCAGGACCAAAGCTCTCTCTCTGGACGGGGAGGCCAGTGCTTCCGTTTAG